The nucleotide window AACCGGCTCCACCTCTACACCTCTTCCATCCGGCCCACACTCACCCTCACCTACACCCACCGAATCTGGCTCTGAGCCCACCGAACAAGCCCAGCCTTCACCAACCGAACCTACTCCTACCGAACCTACACCTACACCCACCGAACCTACACCTACATCAACCGAACCTACTCCTACACCAACCGAACCCACCGAACCATCCCAACCGCACATCAATCCTCCTGACCCTATCCCACATACATCCACCTCAAACAATCACCCTATGCAAACACGAGCCAAGGCGGGTAtttataaacctaaatatcaagcGGACCTAGCTTCTCTACACTCTCATGCTTTACATGTGGCTTTAACTTCTATTGTTGAACCCCGGGGCTTCAAGTCGGCTTCAAAAGATCCAAAATGGATGGAAGCTATGAACGAGGAGATAAAGGCTCTTCATCAAAACAACACATGGACATTAGTTCCACGACCCTTTTCTGCAAATGTAGTTGGTTCAAAATGGGTGTTTCGTGTGAAATATCATTCTGATGGCTCTATTGAACGTTACAAGGCGCGTCTAGTGGCTCAAGGTTTTACGCAAGTACCGGGATTGGACTTTTCTCATACCTTCAGCCCCGTGGTTAAAGCTTCCACGATACGCATTGTCTTATCACTGGCAGTGCTTAACAAATGGACATTGCATCAACTAGACGTTAAGAACGCCTTTTTAAATGGCAATCTAACGGAAACCGTCTTTATGGAGCAACCCCCTGGTTTTGTGCATTCACAACTTCCAAATCATGTTTGCAAATTATCTAAGGCCTTATACGGCCTCAAGCAGGCCCCTCGAGCGTGGTTTCAATGTCTTAGCACGTTTCTTCTTTCATATGGATTCACTTGCAGTCGTGCCGACACCTCTCTTTTTGTTCTCAAAAAGGATTCTCACATCATGTATCTACTCGTCTATGTAGACGATCTCATACTCACAGGTAATGATGAAACTGAGATTCGCCACTTTATTTCTCGTTTGAACCGTGAGTTCGCCATTAAAGATCTTGGGGATCTAAGCTATTTTTTGGGTTTAGAGGTTCTTTACACTGACACTGGTCTTTTTCTTACACAAGCTAAGTATGCCACTAATATACTTCTTCGTGCTAAGCTATATGACTCTAAACCCGTAAGCACCCCATTGGCTCCACACGAGTCTTTTACTGTTCATGGGACGCCATTCTCGGATCCCACGTTATATCGATCATTAGTCGGGGCTTTACAATACTTAACGATTACTAGACCAGACTTGTCTTACGCAGTGAATCAACTCTCTCAGTTTCTCCAAAATCCCACTATTGATCACTTCAGGGCAGTGAAGCGTCTTCTTCGCTATGTTAAAGGGACCCTTTCCTTTGGTCTTACTTACAGCCGCCCACACAAACTTTGTGTCATTGGTTATTCTGATGCCGATTGGGCGCGTTGCCTAGACACCCGTTGGTCAACTTACGGCCTCCGACTCGCCCTACGCTTTTATGTGACAACAAGAGCGCTTTATTCATGACCCAAAACCCGGTCTCTCACAAGCGTGCAAAACATATCGACTTGGATTATCATTTTATTCGGGAACTTGTTCATTCTGGGAAACTTTACACTAAGTTCGTTCCAACCAATCTTCAGGTGGCTGATATCTTCACCAAAAGTCTTCCACGTGCTCAATTTGAAGTCTTTCGCAACATGCTTCGTCTTGGGCTGCCACCGTTTCGATTGAAGGGGGGTAACAGCCGATAATTAGCCGATTATTATGCattctttatatatattttctagtCAATGTTGTATGTATAGAAAGGAGTATTTCTCTCCTTAATTTCTGTTATTATTTGCTGTATATATTCACCTATTGTAAATGAGAAAAATCATCAAGGTTGATTTCTTTCATATATGCACTATACATATAACCTAATACATCTAAGAACCCAAAATGGCCTACAGTGGCTACGGCGAGTGAAGGTGGCGGCGGATCCGTATGATGGTTGGTTGGCGGCAGAGGCGGGCGGCGGCGGCTCGTTGGTTTGCGCCGCATCTCCTGCGTCACAAGAGAGAACAAATTAGCGGTGGTTTGTTGTTGTGTGTTGTCGAACGGATCTGGAAGGCAtggagaatcgatgatttgtgcAAATAGGTAGGATGATTGTAATCAATTTTGGTTTAATGGGCTTCATAAACCATGGGGGAAGACGAAGAGGAATGAAGTTCAGGTGTGTGAGTCTCTAGCGTCTTAATTCAATTAACTCTTTTAATTCCATTATTTCAATTAACTCATTTGTGTTAACTTAAATTTATAATAATTTGTAAGAATTAAAATAGTATTcacgttaaaagaccattttaccccaaAATTAACCTCATTTAGTATTGTACTATAAGCATAAAAACTTGCAATTACTTAAATTTTCCCGTcatccttatgaaatgctttataatatagtatatagataaatgggtaaaaagacaAATTTGCCCTCATGTGAGGTCTTGACGGAGAGAGACATTGGGGGGGGatatttatgtatattttaaattttattattttttgttttgtattatttttttataaatggtCAAAAAGACAGATTTACCCtctgccaccacccaccaccgacgccacctataaccacccacaatcactactaccgaccaccaccacccaccgctgattttattttttcgtttttcttgcctaccaagaaatacacaataataataattcatttcattctcacatggtaaccaaacaagacatggaatagTAATAATCTATTGCATTcactcgtccattccattacctcgtccatttcattaccctataccaaacagaccctattGTTTAAAGAATTTTGCCCGAAGTGAAGCTAAAGGAATAGAAAATTCAGTAAAAGTACATGGGCACAATATGCTAGTAATTAAAGTTAAGGTGGTGAATGGTTTCTTAGAAACAAAGTAAGGTGTGTAACTGTAACTAGTCCAAAGACAGAGCGAGACAAGAACAAGAAGGGTATGATAAATTGCTAAACCATCAAATTTCAACTGTATTTGTCCATTTATTAAACAATGAATTTGTTTGGTAGATAATGTTAAACATAGGATTATTAGCACCTGTCCAGTCCTTTTAAAATTTACTTATTACTACTAGACAAcataatatttgtttatttgatATCAAACATGGATATGCTGCTTGCATTATCAAAATACTTgattgaaaatatattgtttagaaaaacaaatcttactatataataaagtaaactagATTGAGGACACGTGTCAATTGTTAAGGGACTCCTGAATGATGTTTCCCGCCTAATGCCCCTTAACCCGTATTAATGGGACGCGTAGATTCCTTGGGTGAAATAACCCGACCCAGGAGATTGGTTTAATCAAATAATGATGTTtttcattattcatgttttcccCTAAGACTGAAGGGAGTGGGGCGTTCTCCCCCTCCAAGCCGCCTAATGCCGCCCTGCACACCATTCCCCTTAGGCGTTCCATGGGGGCGTCCCCCTTTGGGCATCCTCTACAAGACGCCTGGCTTCCTCCCTTTGaccaattattattattttttttaaccaaatcaaaatTAAATGGGTGCCACGTGTCGCAAGACGCCCTACCCAGCAAACTTGCCTCACTCCCCCTTTTTTACTCAAAATCCTCTAATCTGACGTGACGCCACGTATCGCAAGACGCCCTCTCAAAAGGAGCCCCACTCCCTTCAGTCTAAACAAACCCCTAATGGCGACGACACCGTGCATATGATTCTATCTGCcgatcttcatcttcctctgatcTACCTTTTCATTTGCTCCTCTCATTAACATATAACATCTTTGCTTTGTATTAATTATCACCACTTGATTTCATGTTAATAATTGTTGTGTATGTTTGTTAGGGTTTTTCCAATCCTATTCTCTATTTTGCCCAAATCAAGGTTAGTACACTTTCATAATTTATATTTCATGATTGTTTTAGTACGTATAATCCACTCCAACAGATGTATTTCTATTACTTTGTTCATGATAATCTTTGTTTTTGCAGATAAGGGTTCTTTTATTTTCGATCAACGATTATTATATAATGCATCCATCAAAGGTTTTTCTGATCCCCTGTTCAATTACTTATTGTGATTTCCTTTGTTCACTCACTGTTTAAACCATTTGATTTTGTGCACTAACATCTCATATAAATAGTTTATTATCTGAAATACTCTATATATTTGCATCAATATGAATGTTCACAATTCATTGATTTAggttttcataaaataaaataaaaacctaatatgtttgtttttgtttcagtagaaaatatgttattttttggTTTCAAGTTCTCGGTTTTGCTTTAATAAGGCCGAATAACCGACCCGGAAAACCCGAGCTCGGACCGAAATGCTTGCATGTCAGTTGCTCTTCGGTTTCTGATCTGGATACTAAATTACTAATTCTTTTCGGTTTGGTTCGTGTGTTTGGACCGAGGAAAACTGAACACTTGAAGACCGGCCCGAACTTATAGTTTACGATAAAGAAAGATATTTGTTCATTGAAACAAATAAACCTGGTATTGAATATTTTTGTAGTTATGAACAATATGTTTATGATCTAATTTATAATGCAAGAACTTCATTTTTCAAGTATGTGTCTAATTAAATTGTTTCGCAACTTTTTTGCCCAACTTTATATAGATCAGTGTCATGTGCTTCACTATGCGGTGTATGCCGTTTATTTAAGATGCTTATAAAAAACTTATTCACCTACTTTAACATAATGAATCTTAATGTTTATAAATGAAGCTAAAAATGATACGAGTAGCATAAACTTCTACTCATGGATGTGTCAACTAAAATGGATGTCATTTTTTTCTATTGCAGTAACAAGCCCATTCAAATAAGCATTATAAGATACAACTTGTGTATTATATAACACAGCAAAGACATGTACATTACCTGCATGAATAATATATTGCTGATTTTTTAATTTGGTTTAGTGTAAAAATGTTAAGATTGGGTGTTTtaatgatcatcatcatcatcatactcagtaaatcccaccaatagcaaagctaaggtagacagccttacctctaccccgtaagaatagagaggctgcttccagtgagaccctcaGCTCGAATTTAAACGATGTTGAATTAAATTCGATGTTGAATGATAATTTAAAGAAACTTTATGTTGAATTAAAGCATATATTAATTTTTTAAACGATGCTTACATTTATTGACAAGCCATTAATAGTAAGTGATTGATTTTCACCTTATGTAATTGTGATATGTGGT belongs to Helianthus annuus cultivar XRQ/B chromosome 5, HanXRQr2.0-SUNRISE, whole genome shotgun sequence and includes:
- the LOC110942575 gene encoding peroxidase-like protein 2 translates to MCGWDGSVGSVGVGVGSVDVGVGSVGVGVGSVGVGSVGEGWACSVGSEPDSVGVGEGECGPDGRGVEVEPVNGFVGSGSIGWDSGHVVGLGLGSGVWK